A genomic segment from Gilvibacter sp. SZ-19 encodes:
- a CDS encoding glyoxalase, whose protein sequence is MDDRDRQLLDIRPQIPSARILDSMSAEEYFQNSTLRPIAKLQNELLLDMFRNYIRKHKNVFYELSVEKRLDYIENAIHKDMKFRNSLKGMIIGQFTVEEYRLYTLHSSALNKRMMNIVKERLKSQLQVLEYQYAY, encoded by the coding sequence ATGGATGATAGAGACCGCCAATTATTGGACATCAGACCTCAGATCCCTTCTGCCAGAATCTTAGATTCTATGAGTGCAGAAGAGTACTTTCAAAACAGCACCCTCCGCCCTATTGCCAAACTTCAGAACGAGCTCTTGCTAGATATGTTCAGAAACTATATCCGCAAGCATAAGAATGTTTTCTATGAGCTATCTGTAGAGAAACGCTTGGATTATATAGAAAATGCCATTCACAAAGACATGAAGTTCAGAAATTCTTTAAAAGGGATGATCATCGGACAGTTCACTGTGGAGGAATACAGGCTATATACCTTACATTCTAGCGCTTTGAACAAGCGCATGATGAATATTGTAAAGGAACGCCTTAAAAGTCAGCTGCAGGTCTTAGAATATCAGTACGCGTACTAG
- a CDS encoding class I SAM-dependent rRNA methyltransferase, translating into MEAQEFKSKRIAVKLSKAGQRSLKQGHPWLFKESVVKASPEPKTGDLAVIYDNHTDKLIGLGYFDLESPINIKVLQHQGPATIDVSFFKARIQQAYLNRVALREKETSGYRLAFGENDGLPGLIIDLYAEVAVVKLYSGIWVQHLEWMPEFLAELTGAKAVVLRLSRNMQRNIKTFEDGTVLWGELADPNVVFKEHGLNFHANVIKGHKTGYFLDHRHNRKQVGDLAHGKTVLDVFAYAGGFSVHALVGGAKEVSSVDLSAQALELAKENARANPHSGIHNCLQGDAFEVLTALQEEGKRYDLVVIDPPAFAKKQDEIPRAKKAYARLVALGANLVAPKGMLVMASCSSRIGSQAFFDLVADQLAKAGVSYTLWKQTTHDLDHPIGFPEGAYLKCGYYKFK; encoded by the coding sequence GTGGAGGCTCAGGAATTCAAATCGAAACGCATAGCGGTAAAACTGAGCAAAGCCGGACAGCGCAGCTTAAAACAAGGACATCCTTGGCTTTTTAAAGAATCTGTTGTCAAGGCCAGTCCAGAGCCAAAGACAGGAGACCTGGCGGTGATCTATGACAATCATACCGATAAGCTTATTGGCTTAGGCTATTTTGACCTTGAATCTCCCATCAATATAAAGGTCTTGCAGCACCAAGGTCCGGCAACTATTGATGTCTCCTTTTTTAAAGCTAGAATTCAGCAGGCGTATTTAAATAGAGTCGCCTTAAGGGAAAAAGAGACGAGCGGTTATCGCTTGGCCTTTGGAGAGAATGATGGGCTACCAGGCCTTATCATAGACCTGTATGCGGAGGTGGCAGTCGTTAAACTTTACAGCGGTATTTGGGTCCAGCATTTAGAATGGATGCCTGAATTCCTTGCAGAACTAACAGGCGCTAAAGCGGTGGTGTTGCGTTTGAGCCGCAATATGCAGCGCAATATTAAAACATTCGAAGACGGAACCGTGTTGTGGGGCGAGCTTGCAGATCCTAATGTTGTCTTTAAAGAACACGGTTTGAATTTTCACGCCAATGTTATAAAAGGTCATAAGACCGGTTATTTTTTAGATCACAGACACAATAGGAAACAAGTGGGCGATCTCGCTCATGGGAAAACTGTTTTAGATGTTTTCGCTTACGCGGGAGGCTTTTCTGTGCACGCATTGGTGGGCGGAGCCAAAGAAGTAAGCAGTGTCGATCTCAGTGCACAAGCCTTGGAATTGGCCAAGGAGAATGCTCGCGCTAATCCGCATAGTGGAATTCATAACTGTTTACAAGGCGATGCTTTTGAAGTTCTCACAGCCTTACAAGAGGAAGGTAAGCGCTATGATCTGGTGGTTATCGATCCGCCTGCATTTGCCAAGAAACAAGACGAAATTCCCCGAGCAAAGAAAGCATATGCTCGTTTGGTAGCTCTTGGGGCGAATTTGGTTGCACCCAAAGGGATGTTGGTAATGGCGTCGTGTTCTTCGCGTATTGGGTCCCAAGCCTTCTTTGATCTGGTTGCAGATCAACTCGCAAAAGCAGGGGTGTCCTATACGCTCTGGAAGCAAACCACCCACGACCTTGACCATCCGATCGGGTTTCCGGAAGGCGCTTATCTCAAATGTGGTTACTACAAATTTAAGTAA
- a CDS encoding outer membrane lipoprotein-sorting protein, giving the protein MKILKTLSILLVMAFAVPTQAQTVDEILNNYFENTGGIEAWNKLEAMQMTAMANAQGMEIPVTVIQTKDGKMLIKINFQGQEIVQQAYDGETMWATNFMTQQPEKADAEATANMKLQTKDFPSPFLNYKEKGFTVELLGEEVKEGTETYKIKLTQAPRMVDGKEVPNVSFYYFEKENFVPIMSETEIPSGPAAGQMAVSTMSDYQEVDGLYFPFDMGMGGQSIMVKDIVLNPDLEDAMFAFPETAEGEDDKD; this is encoded by the coding sequence ATGAAAATCTTAAAAACACTAAGCATTCTATTGGTAATGGCTTTTGCCGTTCCGACTCAGGCACAAACTGTCGACGAAATTCTCAACAACTATTTTGAGAATACCGGCGGAATCGAAGCCTGGAACAAACTAGAAGCCATGCAAATGACTGCTATGGCCAACGCCCAAGGAATGGAGATCCCGGTAACGGTAATCCAAACCAAAGACGGGAAAATGTTGATCAAGATCAACTTCCAAGGGCAAGAGATAGTACAACAAGCTTATGATGGAGAAACCATGTGGGCTACTAACTTTATGACTCAGCAACCAGAAAAGGCCGATGCCGAAGCTACTGCAAACATGAAGTTACAAACCAAAGACTTCCCATCTCCTTTCTTGAACTACAAAGAAAAAGGCTTCACTGTGGAGCTTTTGGGCGAAGAGGTTAAAGAAGGTACAGAGACCTACAAGATCAAATTGACTCAAGCGCCTCGTATGGTAGACGGAAAAGAAGTTCCTAACGTAAGCTTCTACTACTTTGAAAAGGAAAACTTTGTTCCTATCATGTCAGAGACCGAGATTCCTTCAGGACCAGCTGCAGGGCAAATGGCGGTTTCCACTATGAGTGACTACCAAGAGGTAGACGGACTTTATTTCCCATTCGATATGGGTATGGGTGGTCAGTCTATCATGGTAAAAGATATTGTTCTTAATCCAGATCTAGAAGACGCCATGTTCGCATTCCCTGAGACTGCAGAAGGCGAAGACGATAAGGACTAA
- a CDS encoding pitrilysin family protein, giving the protein MRYRILMSLLTLALITHSCKESAQTETATEFSLEYEKFVLDNGLEVILHVDKSDPIVAVATMMHVGSNREKPGRTGFAHFFEHMSFNDSENVPVGANRKMIPEWGGSRNGGTWSDGTVYYEVVPKDAFEKILWIDSDRFGYMINTVTEAALEREKQVVKNEKRQRVDNAPYGYTDEIIRKNLYPEGHPYSWTVIGSLPDLQAATLADVKEFYNEFYGAANASLVIAGDIDIEETKQLVEKWFGEIPRGPEVKPMEPMPVTLTETKSLYFKDNFAKLPELRMVFPTVEDYNEEMYALDVLGSLLSGSKKSPLYKAVVEEGKLAPNVGSYQNSQELAGEFVIRVRANEGVALDDVKAAIDAGLQDFETNGFTDNELQRIKAELETQLYNGVSTVLNKAFQLVQDNEFGQDPAYISKRTKFYQEVDREAVMAAYEKYIKGKNYVMTSVVPKENPELAISGAKEAEVWIEEVTAMKDNEQVGQGEEAQYEKTPSKYDRSEPPFGEAPLFKMPEVWEGELANGMKTYGIENSELPLINFTITIPGGHRLDPMDKAGLASLTADLMSEGTALKTPAELEEAIGLLGSSIGIYSGLEETVISGNCLARNFEQTMALVEEMVLQPRWDEKEFERLMQELKTGLKGREANPTAIAAINFNKLIYGPDHIYSVPTNGTLETAENITLDDVKAFYEANIKPGNASFHVVGDLSQAKVEAALSGLSERWTGEATNQANWTVNPAGEAGTLYFIDVPNSKQSVLYIGKMALSAADADSPKLGFANEILGGGSSGRLFQVLRIGKGYTYGAYSRVPARADIAPFTISTSVRANATLPSLEIIQKMVQDYGPGFTEADVALTKNKVVKQNTRAFESFGAKLGILQSISKYGLSNDFVDKEQQLLMNMSLEDFKAVIGDYIQESEMIYVVVGDKATQFEEVKKLGLDVVELDIFGNPVN; this is encoded by the coding sequence ATGAGATACCGAATTCTTATGAGCCTATTGACCCTTGCTCTAATTACACATTCCTGTAAAGAGTCTGCACAGACCGAGACTGCGACCGAGTTTAGTCTGGAGTACGAAAAGTTTGTTTTAGACAATGGTCTAGAAGTAATACTTCATGTAGACAAGAGTGACCCTATCGTAGCAGTTGCAACTATGATGCATGTTGGATCTAACCGCGAAAAGCCAGGGCGTACGGGTTTTGCCCACTTCTTTGAACATATGTCTTTTAACGATTCTGAGAATGTTCCGGTTGGAGCGAACCGGAAGATGATCCCAGAATGGGGTGGAAGCCGAAACGGAGGTACCTGGAGCGATGGGACAGTCTATTATGAAGTAGTTCCTAAAGACGCCTTTGAGAAGATCCTTTGGATTGATTCTGACAGATTCGGTTATATGATCAACACGGTTACAGAAGCTGCCTTAGAGCGCGAAAAGCAGGTGGTGAAGAATGAAAAACGTCAACGGGTAGACAACGCCCCTTATGGCTATACCGATGAGATCATCAGAAAGAACCTGTATCCGGAAGGGCATCCCTACAGCTGGACAGTTATTGGTTCTTTGCCAGATCTGCAGGCAGCTACCTTGGCCGATGTAAAAGAGTTTTACAATGAGTTCTACGGAGCAGCCAATGCTTCTTTGGTGATCGCCGGAGACATAGACATCGAAGAGACCAAACAGTTGGTAGAGAAGTGGTTTGGGGAAATTCCTAGAGGGCCAGAGGTTAAACCTATGGAGCCTATGCCGGTAACATTGACCGAAACCAAATCTTTGTATTTCAAGGATAACTTTGCAAAACTTCCAGAGCTGCGTATGGTTTTCCCTACGGTAGAAGACTATAACGAAGAGATGTATGCCTTAGATGTTTTAGGATCATTGTTGAGCGGCAGTAAGAAATCGCCACTGTACAAAGCGGTGGTAGAAGAGGGCAAACTCGCTCCGAATGTAGGCAGTTATCAGAACAGCCAGGAATTGGCAGGGGAGTTTGTGATTCGAGTACGCGCCAATGAAGGTGTTGCTTTAGATGATGTGAAAGCTGCGATCGATGCAGGTTTGCAAGATTTTGAAACCAACGGATTTACCGATAACGAATTGCAACGTATCAAAGCGGAACTAGAAACCCAGTTATACAATGGGGTTTCTACTGTTTTGAACAAGGCCTTCCAGTTGGTTCAAGACAATGAGTTCGGACAAGACCCTGCCTATATTAGCAAGCGCACTAAATTTTATCAGGAAGTAGATCGTGAGGCTGTAATGGCGGCCTACGAGAAATACATCAAAGGGAAGAACTATGTGATGACTAGCGTAGTTCCTAAAGAAAACCCAGAGCTCGCCATTAGTGGTGCAAAAGAGGCGGAAGTTTGGATAGAAGAGGTCACCGCCATGAAAGACAATGAGCAAGTTGGTCAAGGCGAAGAAGCTCAATACGAGAAGACACCTTCAAAGTACGACCGTTCTGAACCACCATTTGGAGAAGCACCTTTGTTTAAAATGCCAGAAGTATGGGAAGGGGAATTGGCCAACGGTATGAAAACCTACGGTATTGAGAATAGCGAATTGCCACTGATAAACTTTACCATCACTATTCCCGGGGGACATCGTTTAGATCCGATGGATAAAGCGGGCTTGGCCTCTCTTACTGCGGATCTTATGAGCGAGGGAACAGCTTTGAAAACTCCTGCGGAACTGGAAGAGGCTATTGGACTTTTAGGCTCAAGTATTGGAATATATTCAGGTTTAGAAGAAACCGTGATAAGCGGAAATTGCTTGGCCCGTAATTTTGAGCAAACCATGGCATTAGTAGAAGAAATGGTATTGCAGCCGCGTTGGGATGAGAAAGAGTTCGAGCGATTAATGCAAGAGCTTAAAACCGGACTTAAAGGTAGAGAAGCAAATCCTACGGCGATAGCTGCGATAAACTTCAATAAACTGATCTACGGTCCAGATCACATCTACAGCGTACCTACCAACGGAACCTTAGAGACCGCAGAAAATATCACGCTAGATGATGTTAAAGCCTTTTACGAGGCTAATATTAAACCTGGCAATGCATCTTTCCATGTGGTAGGAGATCTGTCTCAAGCGAAAGTGGAGGCCGCTTTAAGTGGTCTAAGCGAACGTTGGACAGGTGAAGCCACAAACCAGGCCAATTGGACTGTTAATCCTGCTGGAGAAGCCGGCACCTTGTACTTTATAGACGTACCGAATTCTAAGCAGTCTGTCTTGTATATAGGTAAAATGGCCTTGTCTGCCGCCGATGCCGATTCACCTAAACTAGGCTTTGCCAATGAGATTTTAGGAGGAGGGTCTAGTGGACGTTTGTTCCAAGTTCTCAGAATTGGGAAAGGATATACTTATGGAGCTTACTCCAGAGTTCCAGCGCGAGCAGATATCGCTCCATTTACTATAAGTACAAGTGTTCGTGCGAATGCAACCTTACCATCCTTAGAGATCATTCAAAAGATGGTTCAAGATTACGGCCCAGGATTCACGGAGGCGGATGTAGCACTCACCAAGAACAAGGTGGTGAAACAAAATACAAGAGCCTTTGAATCTTTTGGAGCCAAGCTCGGGATCTTACAGAGTATCTCTAAATACGGACTTTCCAATGATTTTGTAGATAAAGAACAACAACTGCTAATGAACATGAGTTTGGAAGACTTTAAAGCCGTTATTGGCGATTATATCCAAGAATCAGAAATGATCTATGTGGTGGTCGGCGATAAGGCCACACAATTCGAAGAGGTCAAAAAGCTAGGTTTAGATGTAGTAGAACTGGATATCTTTGGGAATCCGGTGAACTAA
- a CDS encoding acyl-CoA thioesterase, whose amino-acid sequence MRFHTRKWIKPEDLNPNGTLFGGRLLEWIDEEAALYTIIQLENPKVVTKYMSEINFVSSAQPGDIVEIGIDVAHFGTTSISLQCEVRNKMTREVIITIDRIVMVSMGPDGKPKPHGKTKVEYVADRLNDELDD is encoded by the coding sequence ATGCGATTTCACACCAGAAAGTGGATCAAGCCTGAAGATCTAAACCCCAACGGAACCTTATTTGGAGGTCGTCTTTTAGAATGGATAGACGAAGAGGCAGCGCTCTATACCATCATTCAATTGGAGAACCCTAAAGTGGTTACCAAATATATGTCGGAGATCAATTTTGTGAGTTCGGCTCAGCCGGGAGATATTGTAGAAATTGGGATAGATGTCGCCCATTTTGGTACTACTTCCATAAGTCTTCAGTGTGAGGTTCGCAATAAAATGACCCGAGAGGTGATCATTACCATAGACCGCATTGTCATGGTGAGTATGGGTCCTGACGGCAAACCAAAACCTCATGGAAAGACAAAAGTGGAATACGTGGCCGACAGGCTAAACGACGAGCTAGACGATTAG
- a CDS encoding M15 family metallopeptidase, whose translation MNKSFLALIAGLFMLQASAQQAEFIRLDSLSPHFYYDIRYATTNNFVGEAVYECAVCLLRPDAATALEQANAYFMEKGYCIQLFDCYRPYPVQKILWEKVPNPAYVADPYNGGSVHNRGAAVDLTLVTLDGEPVDFGTDYDYFGREAHVDYYGHSEEVLANRKLLTEGLAKFGFKGIRTEWWHFSYTKNSGYPISEQPLPCTD comes from the coding sequence ATGAACAAGTCATTTCTTGCTTTAATTGCTGGTTTATTCATGCTGCAAGCCTCCGCGCAGCAAGCCGAGTTCATAAGACTCGACAGTCTCTCTCCTCATTTTTATTACGATATACGGTACGCCACGACAAACAACTTTGTCGGAGAGGCAGTATACGAATGTGCCGTTTGTCTATTACGCCCTGATGCTGCCACGGCCTTGGAACAGGCCAATGCCTATTTTATGGAAAAAGGATATTGCATTCAACTCTTTGACTGTTATAGACCCTATCCTGTACAAAAGATCTTATGGGAAAAAGTGCCTAATCCGGCCTATGTAGCCGATCCTTACAATGGTGGATCTGTTCACAATCGCGGTGCTGCGGTTGATCTTACCTTGGTCACATTAGATGGTGAGCCGGTAGACTTTGGAACAGACTACGATTATTTTGGACGTGAAGCCCATGTCGATTATTACGGACATAGTGAAGAAGTTTTGGCAAATAGAAAACTCTTGACAGAAGGCTTAGCAAAATTTGGTTTTAAAGGCATACGTACAGAATGGTGGCATTTTAGCTATACCAAAAACAGCGGCTATCCGATCTCCGAACAGCCGCTGCCTTGTACTGATTAA
- a CDS encoding dipeptidase, producing the protein MKNFLLLGLGLVLAVSCKQTNETMSDDALLAKAKDIHERVITLDTHCDINVTNFTDSINYTQDLQTQVTLPKMKAGGLDVAWFIVYTGQDSLNTDGYARAYENAMSKFHAIHRLCDSIAPDEIELAYTSDDVRRISASGKKVAMIGIENGYPVGEDISNVKKFYDLGGRYMSLSHNGHSQLCDSNSGEEDGVWLHNGVSDLGKEVIAEMNKWGMMIDVSHPSKKSMKDMIALTKAPIIASHSSARALCNHSRNLDDEQLMWLKENGGVVQTVAFKSYLNTEKYEARQEAEIVVAKQIADSMGVKWLERKEVMALPMAERREYFNFYMQMMPIQKQKLAKMTDLPPAVDVGDFVDHIDYLVEKIGIDHVGISSDFDGGGGIAGWDDASETFNVTLELVKRGYTEEQIEKLWSGNLLRVFDEVQAVAARLQAEAVQ; encoded by the coding sequence GTGAAAAATTTTCTACTCCTCGGACTCGGCCTTGTCTTGGCTGTTTCCTGCAAACAAACCAACGAAACTATGAGCGATGATGCATTATTGGCCAAAGCCAAGGATATACACGAGCGTGTGATCACCTTGGATACCCATTGCGATATCAATGTGACCAATTTTACAGATTCCATTAACTACACCCAAGATCTGCAAACCCAGGTCACCTTACCCAAAATGAAGGCTGGGGGCCTTGATGTTGCTTGGTTTATAGTATACACAGGTCAAGACTCCTTGAATACCGACGGATATGCAAGAGCTTATGAAAATGCCATGTCCAAGTTCCATGCTATTCATAGGTTGTGTGATTCTATTGCTCCGGATGAGATAGAACTCGCCTACACTAGTGACGATGTGCGACGTATCAGCGCCAGTGGCAAAAAAGTGGCTATGATAGGAATAGAGAACGGTTATCCTGTTGGAGAAGATATTAGCAACGTCAAAAAATTCTACGACCTAGGCGGAAGATATATGTCGCTTTCTCATAATGGGCACAGCCAGCTGTGTGACTCCAATTCAGGAGAGGAAGATGGTGTTTGGTTGCACAATGGAGTATCTGATCTCGGAAAAGAAGTAATTGCAGAGATGAACAAATGGGGCATGATGATCGACGTTTCGCATCCGTCTAAAAAGTCAATGAAAGATATGATAGCGCTAACCAAAGCGCCAATCATTGCCTCCCACTCTTCTGCACGGGCACTTTGCAATCATTCTAGAAACCTAGACGATGAGCAGCTAATGTGGCTTAAAGAGAATGGTGGCGTGGTGCAAACAGTAGCCTTTAAATCTTACCTGAACACAGAAAAATACGAAGCCCGTCAAGAAGCAGAGATCGTAGTGGCTAAGCAAATTGCCGATTCTATGGGCGTTAAGTGGCTGGAGCGCAAAGAAGTAATGGCCTTACCAATGGCCGAGCGACGTGAATACTTCAACTTCTATATGCAAATGATGCCTATCCAAAAACAGAAGCTCGCCAAGATGACCGATCTTCCACCAGCAGTAGACGTTGGTGACTTTGTGGATCACATAGACTATCTGGTAGAAAAGATAGGGATCGATCATGTAGGTATAAGCAGTGACTTTGATGGCGGCGGAGGAATTGCCGGCTGGGATGACGCCTCAGAGACCTTTAATGTAACCCTTGAACTTGTTAAAAGAGGGTATACCGAAGAGCAGATCGAAAAGTTATGGAGCGGGAATCTACTTCGCGTTTTCGATGAAGTACAGGCTGTTGCGGCCCGTTTGCAAGCAGAAGCAGTGCAATAA
- a CDS encoding DUF2461 domain-containing protein has protein sequence MNQIPKSCFEFLKALKHNNNKEWMDANRAEYKRNEAALKAFYQDLTDGLNTKDVIERTKVFRINRDIRFSKDKTPYNVHRSVSFSREGAHRRGGYYLRIEPGASAMAGGFWGPEPADLLRIRKEFEFDAEPIRAILSAPDFKKAFGGFNTEYQVKTAPKGFSKDHPNIDLIKNKAFFVVHPFTDKEVLAPDFGEKVLYHFELLRPFFDYMSEVLTTDLNGESLL, from the coding sequence ATGAACCAGATTCCAAAGAGCTGTTTTGAGTTTCTCAAGGCGCTCAAGCACAACAACAATAAAGAATGGATGGACGCCAACAGGGCCGAGTACAAACGCAATGAGGCTGCGTTAAAGGCTTTTTATCAAGATCTTACCGATGGGCTTAACACCAAGGACGTTATAGAACGAACCAAGGTTTTTAGGATCAATAGAGACATTCGTTTTAGTAAGGACAAGACACCTTACAATGTGCATCGTTCCGTGAGTTTTAGCAGAGAAGGCGCTCACAGACGCGGCGGGTATTATCTGCGGATAGAACCCGGAGCTTCTGCCATGGCAGGAGGGTTTTGGGGTCCAGAACCGGCAGATCTATTGCGTATTCGCAAGGAATTTGAGTTCGACGCGGAGCCGATCCGAGCGATCTTGTCCGCCCCGGATTTTAAAAAGGCTTTTGGAGGCTTTAATACCGAGTATCAAGTCAAAACTGCTCCCAAGGGATTTAGCAAGGATCATCCCAATATCGATCTGATCAAGAACAAGGCTTTCTTTGTCGTGCATCCCTTTACCGATAAGGAGGTTTTAGCCCCGGATTTTGGTGAAAAGGTGCTGTATCATTTTGAGTTGCTACGTCCATTTTTCGACTATATGAGTGAGGTCTTGACCACAGACCTCAACGGGGAATCCTTATTATAA
- a CDS encoding DUF3817 domain-containing protein, which produces MSLSLIRIFRWVSTLEAISFLLLLGIAMPLKYIWGKPEAVSIIGMAHGVLFVLYLLLAYYVGEKLNWCTRTLLIVMACAILPFGPFYAERKYL; this is translated from the coding sequence ATGTCCTTATCATTAATACGAATCTTTCGCTGGGTTAGTACATTAGAAGCCATCTCTTTTTTATTGCTTCTAGGCATTGCAATGCCGTTAAAGTATATTTGGGGTAAACCAGAGGCAGTCTCCATTATAGGAATGGCGCACGGAGTACTGTTTGTACTATACCTCCTATTAGCCTATTACGTAGGTGAAAAACTCAACTGGTGCACGCGTACGCTGCTTATCGTTATGGCTTGTGCTATATTGCCTTTTGGTCCGTTCTATGCAGAACGCAAATACCTGTAA
- a CDS encoding mechanosensitive ion channel family protein, protein MQETPWLHWFRDLFLEQGVGPDWAVYLNAAIVLIALLLVLFVVDFILRKSIVTVFRLFSDRTKTSFDDFLSESNFPRFVAHVIPVLIVRYTLGHLFEDLPVTRGISLTAVDVYSVILAALICRSVLRSLREYLKTKPLFNDKPLDSYVQVMMIIIWIIAMLVIAYRVSGESFITLTSLGAVSALLLLIFKDTILGFIASIQITVNDIVRIGDWITFNRYGADGYVTEINLATVRVQNFDNTFTTIPTYSLISDSFQNWRGMQESAGRRIKRSLLIKQNSVRYLTDADLQELKKIQLITSYIEQRQKTHLDYNAQHGYDSSLIINGRQQTNLGVFRKYIDAYLHKNNAINKDLFLMVRHLQPTPKGIPVEIYCFSYDKNWVNYEHIQADIFDHLIAAVKYFDLEIYEYPSGVDLKGED, encoded by the coding sequence ATGCAAGAAACACCTTGGCTACATTGGTTTAGAGATCTATTTTTAGAGCAAGGAGTAGGCCCGGACTGGGCTGTTTATCTCAATGCAGCGATAGTCTTGATCGCTTTATTGCTTGTTTTATTTGTAGTGGATTTTATACTGCGGAAGAGTATTGTAACTGTCTTTAGACTGTTTAGCGACAGGACCAAGACAAGCTTTGACGATTTTCTCTCCGAGAGTAATTTTCCACGCTTTGTCGCGCATGTCATCCCTGTGCTTATTGTCCGATACACCCTAGGGCACCTTTTTGAAGACTTGCCAGTAACGCGTGGAATAAGCCTTACTGCAGTAGACGTCTATTCGGTCATTCTCGCAGCGCTTATCTGCAGAAGTGTCTTGAGAAGTTTACGCGAATACTTAAAGACCAAGCCTTTATTTAACGACAAACCACTCGACAGTTATGTTCAGGTGATGATGATCATTATCTGGATAATTGCCATGCTAGTAATAGCATACCGCGTGTCTGGGGAGAGTTTTATCACCTTGACCAGTTTAGGGGCCGTATCGGCCTTATTACTGCTGATCTTTAAAGACACTATACTCGGTTTTATTGCCAGTATACAGATCACAGTGAACGATATAGTCCGCATAGGCGACTGGATCACCTTTAACCGCTATGGGGCCGATGGTTATGTGACAGAAATCAATTTGGCTACGGTACGGGTACAAAACTTTGACAATACCTTTACCACTATCCCTACTTACTCCTTGATCTCGGATTCTTTTCAGAACTGGCGAGGCATGCAGGAATCCGCAGGGCGAAGAATTAAACGGTCCTTACTGATAAAACAGAATTCGGTGCGTTATTTGACCGATGCCGATCTGCAAGAACTCAAAAAGATCCAACTCATCACCTCTTACATAGAGCAGCGCCAAAAGACCCATTTAGATTACAATGCGCAACATGGCTACGACAGTTCACTGATCATAAACGGACGTCAACAGACCAATTTGGGAGTTTTTAGAAAATATATAGATGCTTATTTGCATAAGAACAACGCCATCAACAAGGACTTGTTTTTAATGGTGCGCCATTTGCAGCCTACTCCTAAAGGTATTCCGGTGGAGATCTACTGTTTCAGTTACGACAAGAACTGGGTGAATTACGAACATATTCAAGCCGATATTTTCGACCACCTGATCGCTGCAGTGAAGTATTTTGACCTGGAGATCTACGAATACCCATCTGGAGTAGACCTCAAAGGCGAAGACTAA
- a CDS encoding DUF3307 domain-containing protein, translated as MNDSLLIALQLLLAHVLTDFVFQTKAWVSHKQQLKAKSWFLYFHAILAGLLTYLLLQQWTSFLVPIGIAVTHFFIDLWKLRAKEDNLKVFLIDQFLHVLVLALAWWYLNAEQVEVLKGLKEFFTSPYFLAITTGYLLVIFPVGFIIGKATKKWQEEIAEEEALSSLESAGRVIGIFERILIFTLILTDNFGAIGFLIGAKSILRFGDSKTGNARKQTEYVLIGTLMSFALSILIGSLVRVLIF; from the coding sequence ATGAATGATTCCTTATTGATCGCTTTACAGTTGTTGTTGGCTCATGTTCTAACAGACTTTGTCTTTCAAACCAAAGCTTGGGTAAGCCATAAACAGCAATTAAAGGCCAAGTCTTGGTTCTTGTATTTTCACGCTATTCTCGCAGGACTGTTGACCTACTTGCTCTTACAGCAATGGACGAGTTTTTTGGTGCCCATTGGCATTGCGGTTACTCATTTCTTTATCGATCTCTGGAAACTACGGGCAAAAGAAGACAACCTCAAGGTGTTTCTAATAGATCAATTCCTTCATGTGCTTGTACTGGCATTGGCCTGGTGGTATTTGAATGCTGAGCAAGTCGAGGTGCTCAAAGGGCTGAAAGAATTCTTTACTAGTCCCTACTTTTTGGCAATTACAACGGGTTATTTATTAGTGATCTTCCCCGTCGGATTCATTATAGGAAAGGCAACCAAGAAGTGGCAGGAAGAAATCGCAGAAGAAGAGGCCTTGAGCAGTTTAGAGAGTGCAGGTAGAGTGATCGGGATCTTTGAGCGTATTTTGATCTTTACCCTAATTCTCACAGATAACTTTGGGGCTATCGGTTTTTTGATAGGCGCGAAGTCTATTTTGCGTTTTGGTGATTCAAAGACTGGAAACGCACGCAAACAGACCGAATACGTACTCATTGGTACGCTGATGAGTTTTGCCTTGAGTATTTTAATAGGAAGCCTAGTACGCGTACTGATATTCTAA